Proteins from one Juglans microcarpa x Juglans regia isolate MS1-56 chromosome 1S, Jm3101_v1.0, whole genome shotgun sequence genomic window:
- the LOC121247708 gene encoding NADP-dependent malic enzyme-like gives MISLNRSSFLNKSGLAGSCSPFSGAQICQIRRTASVRVVALGSNGRAGERNASVQIENTLKEMREGSVIDDVDSKPTVGGGVQDVYGEDAATEEQFVTPWSLSVASGYSLLRNPHHNKGLAFTVRERDAHFLRGLLPPTVASQELQVKKMMHNIRQYQLPLQKYMAMMDLQERNERLFYKLLIDNVEELLPIVYTPTVGEACQKYGSIFMRPQGLFISLKEKGKILEVLRNWPEKNIQVIVVTDGERILGLGDLGCQGMGIPVGKLSLYTALGGVRPSSCLPITIDVGTNNETLLNDEFYIGLRQRRATGQEYAELLHEFMTAVKQNYGEKVLIQFEDFANHNAFDLLAKYGTTHLVFNDDIQGTASVVLAGLVAALNLVGGTLADHRFLFLGAGEAGTGIAELIALEISKQTNAPLEETRKKIWLVDSKGLIVSSRKEALQHFKKPWAHEHEPIKELVDAVKDIKPTVLIGTSGVGRTFTKEVVEAMASINERPIILSLSNPTSQSECTAEEAYTWSQGRAIFASGSPFAPVEYDGKVFVPGQANNAYIFPGLGLGLIMSGAIRVHDDMLLAASEALAAQVSQVNFSKGLIYPPFTNIRKISAHIAAKVAAKAYELGLATRLPQPKDLVKCAESCMYTPAYRNYR, from the exons ATGATCTCCCTGAATAGAAGCTCTTTTCTG AATAAGAGCGGATTAGCTGGGTCTTGTAGCCCTTTCTCTGGGGCGCAGATATGCCAGATAAGACGGACAGCTTCGGTGAGAGTGGTGGCTTTGGGCTCAAACGGCCGGGCAGGGGAGAGAAACGCATCCGTTCAGATAGAGAACACGTTGAAGGAAATGAGAGAAGGCTCCGTGATTGATGACGTGGACTCCAAACCTACCGTTGGTGGTGGAGTCCAGGATGTGTACGGCGAGGATGCCGCTACTGAGGAGCAATTCGTCACCCCTTGGAGTCTCTCTGTTGCTAG TGGTTATTCTTTGTTGAGAAATCCACACCACAACAAAGGGCTTGCCTTCActgtaagagagagagatgcccACTTCCTGCGTGGTCTTCTCCCTCCAACAGTTGCTTCTCAAGAGCTTCAG GTGAAGAAAATGATGCACAATATCCGCCAATATCAACTTCCACTACAGAAGTACATGGCCATGATGGATCTTCAG GAGAGAAATGAAAGGCTGTTCTACAAACTTCTCATTGACAATGTTGAGGAGTTACTCCCAATTGTATACACTCCCACTGTTGGTGAAGCTTGCCAGAAATATGGGAGCATCTTTATGCGTCCTCAGGGTCTCTTTATTAGTTTAAAAGAGAA GGGAAAGATTCTGGAGGTTTTGAGGAATTGGCCTGAGAAGAATATTCAAGTTATTGTTGTCACTGATGGGGAGCGGATTTTGGGTCTGGGAGATCTTGGCTGTCAG GGGATGGGAATACCAGTGGGAAAACTTTCCTTATACACTGCATTAGGTGGAGTTCGTCCTTCATCT TGCTTGCCCATAACCATTGACGTGGGTACAAACAATGAGACACTACTGAATGATGAATTTTACATTGGGCTCAGGCAAAGGAGGGCTACTGGGCAG GAATATGCTGAACTTCTTCACGAATTCATGACCGCAGTGAAACAGAATTATGGAGAAAAAGTCCTCATTCAG TTTGAAGATTTTGCAAACCACAATGCTTTTGATCTGCTTGCAAAATATGGCACAACGCATCTTGTTTTTAATGACGATATTCAG GGGACAGCATCTGTGGTACTTGCAGGGCTAGTTGCAGCTCTGAACTTAGTTGGTGGAACCTTAGCTGACCACAGATTTCTATTCCTTGGTGCTGGAGAG GCTGGAACAGGAATAGCAGAACTCATAGCCCTTGAGATTTCTAAGCAG ACAAATGCGCCACTGGAAGAGACCCGCAAGAAGATTTGGCTTGTTGATTCAAAG GGATTGATTGTCAGTTCCCGGAAGGAAGCGCTCCAAcatttcaagaaaccttgggcTCATGAACATGAACCAATTAAGGAACTCGTAGATGCTGTTAAG GATATCAAGCCAACAGTGTTGATAGGAACATCAGGAGTAGGAAGAACGTTTACTAAAGAAGTGGTTGAGGCCATGGCCTCCATCAATGAG AGACctattattctctctctttccaatcCAACTTCACAGTCAGAATGCACTGCTGAGGAAGCTTATACATGGAGCCAG GGTCGTGCCATTTTTGCTAGTGGGAGCCCATTTGCTCCTGTTGAATATGATGGGAAAGTTTTTGTGCCCGGCCAG GCAAATAATGCATACATTTTTCCTGGTCTCGGTCTGGGTTTAATTATGTCTGGTGCTATCCGTGTTCACGATGACATGCTCCTGGCAGCCT CGGAGGCTTTGGCTGCACAGGTGAGCCAGGTGAACTTCTCCAAGGGACTCATATACCCACCGTTTACTAACATCAGAAAGATTTCGGCGCATATTGCTGCTAAAGTAGCTGCCAAAGCTTATGAACTTG GTCTGGCTACTCGCCTTCCTCAGCCCAAGGATCTGGTGAAGTGTGCTGAAAGCTGTATGTACACCCCTGCTTACCGAAATTACCGATAA